The following are encoded in a window of Lacinutrix sp. WUR7 genomic DNA:
- a CDS encoding DUF3078 domain-containing protein, with protein MKKVIFLLLVFTIQFTFAQSDSTVVDTTFRGSFPKWKNKNIATLDVSEVAFVNWNSGGSNSISALLGVASQANYKFKHFFWNNNINIRYGINKQQEQELRKTEDLVEVNSSVGYRRDSLTNWFYTSRFNFKTQFTNGYTYPNTTNAISKIMAPGYLFYGVGIEYGKNIERLSVYFSPATTKSTFVLDQELANAGAFGVKPAILDEQGNVIKNGEQVRNEFGILITNAYETEIATNIYMKHAVNFYTDYLNGFGNIDVDWQVNLDFKVNNYVRANLGSHLKYDNDVKNLMAISEENEEEAYVEEGARVQWKQILGIGVVVDF; from the coding sequence ATGAAAAAAGTTATATTCCTACTACTCGTTTTTACTATTCAATTTACTTTTGCGCAATCTGATTCTACAGTTGTGGATACCACCTTTAGAGGAAGTTTTCCTAAATGGAAAAATAAAAATATTGCTACCTTAGATGTAAGTGAAGTGGCTTTTGTTAATTGGAATTCTGGAGGAAGCAATTCCATTTCCGCATTATTAGGAGTTGCAAGTCAGGCAAACTATAAATTCAAACATTTTTTTTGGAACAATAATATTAATATCCGCTACGGAATTAATAAACAACAAGAACAAGAGTTGAGAAAAACCGAAGATTTAGTAGAGGTTAACTCTAGTGTTGGTTATAGAAGAGATAGTTTGACCAATTGGTTTTATACTTCTAGATTTAATTTTAAAACCCAGTTTACAAACGGGTACACCTATCCAAATACAACAAATGCTATTTCTAAAATTATGGCTCCTGGCTATTTGTTTTATGGTGTGGGAATTGAATATGGTAAAAATATAGAAAGATTATCCGTTTACTTTTCACCCGCAACTACTAAATCTACTTTTGTTTTAGATCAAGAACTAGCAAACGCAGGAGCATTTGGTGTTAAGCCAGCTATTCTAGATGAACAAGGAAATGTGATTAAAAATGGAGAGCAGGTACGTAATGAATTTGGGATACTAATTACCAACGCCTACGAAACAGAAATTGCTACCAATATTTATATGAAGCATGCCGTGAATTTTTATACCGATTACCTTAATGGCTTCGGAAACATAGATGTAGACTGGCAAGTGAACTTGGATTTTAAAGTAAATAATTACGTAAGAGCGAATCTAGGTTCGCATTTAAAGTATGATAATGATGTGAAAAATCTTATGGCTATTAGTGAAGAAAATGAAGAAGAAGCATATGTAGAAGAAGGAGCCAGAGTACAATGGAAACAAATTCTTGGTATAGGTGTTGTTGTAGATTTTTAG
- a CDS encoding porin family protein, translating to MILYLKQSFTVVFLCFCFSQANSQTKSEINKQPKDNSHAFFYQYRANNVFTAAVGTAVINGDYQDPLFEFYGQVGYKRYINPYVNVNFTYNKFNLAHKNISNNGYMSFDLNVESTIMPDSFFTPFIFAGAGVNASNYFTATDMKIQGGIGVEYIVMEDFGIKLFTDYNHTFSDELDGKVFGDANDVYWRIAFGVNYYFGRTNKKSKIPSDVPTIINSNPIIHN from the coding sequence ATGATTTTATATTTAAAACAATCTTTTACAGTTGTATTTCTGTGCTTTTGTTTTTCTCAAGCTAATTCGCAAACAAAAAGCGAAATAAATAAACAACCGAAAGATAATTCGCATGCTTTTTTCTATCAATATAGAGCAAATAATGTGTTTACAGCAGCTGTTGGTACCGCAGTAATTAATGGGGATTATCAAGATCCATTATTCGAGTTTTATGGTCAAGTGGGATATAAAAGATATATTAATCCTTATGTTAATGTGAATTTTACATATAATAAATTCAATCTTGCACATAAAAACATTAGCAATAATGGATACATGTCTTTTGATCTTAATGTAGAAAGCACCATAATGCCAGATAGCTTTTTTACCCCTTTTATATTTGCAGGTGCAGGAGTTAATGCATCTAATTATTTTACAGCAACAGATATGAAAATACAGGGAGGTATTGGTGTAGAATATATAGTTATGGAAGATTTTGGTATTAAACTTTTCACCGATTATAACCATACCTTTTCAGATGAATTAGATGGAAAAGTATTTGGTGATGCAAACGATGTGTATTGGAGAATTGCTTTTGGAGTAAATTATTACTTTGGTAGAACTAACAAAAAGAGCAAAATACCAAGTGATGTACCAACAATTATTAATTCTAATCCAATAATTCATAATTAA
- a CDS encoding Lacal_2735 family protein — translation MNKNELIQKHQSKLDKKYKNLVEQAYNLRQTDHALSDISEYRAIKLLGKLNKLKYLSREPSASTN, via the coding sequence ATGAACAAAAATGAATTAATACAAAAGCATCAAAGTAAACTCGATAAAAAATATAAAAATTTGGTAGAGCAAGCTTATAATCTTAGACAAACAGACCATGCTTTAAGTGATATTTCGGAATACAGAGCTATCAAACTTCTTGGGAAACTAAACAAGTTAAAATACCTTTCTAGAGAGCCATCTGCATCTACTAATTAA
- a CDS encoding AIR synthase related protein yields the protein MSQDVSKRYAQRGVSASKEDVHNAIKNIDKGLFPKAFCKIVPDYLTNDDDYCLIMHADGAGTKSSLAYMYWKETGDISVWKGIAQDALIMNIDDLLCVGATDNIMLSSTIGRNKNLITGEVLSAIINGTEELIQDLKNFGVTIHSTGGETADVGDLVRTIIVDSTVTARMKRADVIDNANIKPGDVIVGLESFGQATYEKEYNGGMGSNGLTSARHDVFSKYLAEKYPESFDASVPEDLVYSGNVKLTDAVQDSPIDAGKLVLSPTRTYAPIISAILSKYKSDRLHGMVHCSGGAQTKILHFIDNLHIVKDNMFAVPPLFKLIQEQSKTDWKEMYQVFNCGHRMELYVTPEIAEDIIAISKSFNVDAKIIGSVEASDEKRLTIKSEYGTFEY from the coding sequence ATGAGCCAAGATGTAAGTAAAAGATATGCACAAAGAGGAGTTTCTGCTTCTAAAGAAGATGTGCATAATGCTATAAAAAATATAGATAAAGGATTATTCCCAAAAGCATTCTGTAAAATCGTTCCAGATTATTTAACCAATGATGACGATTATTGTTTAATCATGCACGCAGATGGTGCTGGAACAAAATCATCACTAGCATATATGTACTGGAAAGAAACAGGAGATATTTCTGTTTGGAAAGGTATTGCACAAGATGCACTTATCATGAATATTGACGATTTACTTTGCGTTGGTGCAACAGATAATATCATGCTTTCCTCTACTATTGGAAGAAATAAAAACCTAATTACAGGAGAAGTGCTTTCGGCAATCATTAATGGTACCGAAGAACTTATTCAAGACTTAAAAAACTTCGGTGTTACTATTCATTCTACAGGAGGCGAAACGGCAGATGTTGGTGATTTGGTTAGAACCATTATTGTAGATTCTACAGTAACAGCAAGAATGAAACGTGCAGATGTTATTGATAATGCAAACATTAAACCTGGCGACGTCATTGTTGGTTTAGAAAGTTTTGGTCAAGCTACTTATGAAAAAGAATATAATGGCGGAATGGGAAGCAATGGCTTAACTTCTGCAAGACACGATGTCTTCTCTAAATATTTAGCAGAAAAATACCCGGAAAGTTTTGATGCTTCCGTACCAGAAGATTTAGTGTATTCTGGAAATGTCAAATTAACAGACGCTGTACAAGATTCTCCTATTGATGCAGGAAAACTAGTATTATCCCCAACTAGAACCTATGCGCCAATTATTAGTGCCATCTTATCTAAATATAAAAGCGATCGTTTACACGGAATGGTGCATTGCTCAGGAGGAGCACAAACTAAAATACTTCACTTTATAGATAACCTGCATATTGTAAAAGATAATATGTTTGCTGTACCACCATTATTTAAACTTATTCAAGAACAATCTAAAACAGATTGGAAAGAAATGTACCAAGTTTTTAATTGCGGACATAGAATGGAATTATACGTAACTCCAGAAATAGCAGAAGATATTATCGCTATTTCAAAATCCTTTAATGTAGATGCTAAAATTATTGGTAGCGTAGAAGCTTCTGATGAGAAAAGATTGACTATTAAAAGCGAGTACGGTACTTTTGAGTATTAG
- a CDS encoding ABC transporter substrate-binding protein: MKLKDQLGRPLNLESVPKRIISLVPSQTELLYDLGLESSIVGITKFCVHPKHLLKTKTIVGGTKQINLEKIKALQPDIILCNKEENTKDIVDACNDICVVHVSEIETISHCIEMMQQYGEIFNRKEEAFEISEKIQNNLKDFQNYIQEKPTLKVAYFIWKNPFMVAGKDTFINYLLQLNKLENVYEDLGRYPEIEMQQNKEVEVVFLSSEPYPFKEKHIEGLGAYYTNAKIQLVDGEMFSWYGSRLIKSFSYFKKLHVSL; this comes from the coding sequence ATGAAACTAAAAGATCAATTAGGAAGACCATTAAACTTAGAATCCGTTCCAAAACGAATCATCTCTTTAGTGCCTTCACAAACCGAATTACTCTACGATTTAGGTTTAGAATCTTCTATTGTTGGTATTACTAAATTTTGTGTTCATCCAAAACATTTACTAAAAACAAAAACGATTGTTGGCGGTACAAAGCAAATAAATCTTGAAAAAATAAAAGCCTTACAACCAGATATTATTCTATGTAATAAAGAGGAAAACACAAAGGATATTGTGGATGCTTGTAATGACATTTGTGTGGTGCATGTTTCCGAAATTGAAACCATTTCCCATTGTATAGAAATGATGCAACAATATGGAGAAATCTTCAATAGAAAGGAGGAAGCTTTCGAAATTTCAGAAAAAATTCAAAACAATTTAAAAGATTTTCAAAACTATATTCAGGAAAAACCGACTTTAAAAGTGGCATATTTTATTTGGAAAAATCCTTTTATGGTTGCTGGTAAAGACACTTTCATTAATTATTTATTACAATTAAATAAATTGGAAAATGTTTATGAAGATTTAGGAAGGTATCCAGAAATTGAAATGCAACAAAATAAAGAAGTAGAGGTGGTCTTTTTATCTAGTGAGCCATATCCTTTTAAAGAAAAACATATCGAAGGATTAGGAGCGTACTATACTAATGCCAAAATACAATTAGTAGATGGCGAAATGTTTTCGTGGTATGGTTCTAGACTAATTAAGTCTTTTAGTTATTTTAAGAAGCTACATGTAAGTCTTTAG
- the pyrF gene encoding orotidine-5'-phosphate decarboxylase: MTTQQLTAQIQKKKSFLCIGLDVDLNKIPKHLLKEEDPIFAFNKAIIDATHHLCVAYKPNTAFYEAYGLKGWKALEKTINYLNEKHPEIFTIADAKRGDIGNTSTMYAKAFFEDLAFDSVTVAPYMGKDSVEPFLAFENKHTIMLALTSNEGAFDFQTKQVEGKELYKQVLETSKNWKNSENLMYVVGATKAEYFAEIRKIVPNSFLLVPGVGAQGGNLQDVCKYGMSDTIGLLINSSRGIIYASKEQDFATAAANSAKDLQTQMEALLSLRETK, translated from the coding sequence ATGACAACACAACAACTTACTGCTCAGATCCAAAAAAAGAAATCCTTTCTATGTATTGGATTAGATGTCGATTTAAATAAAATTCCGAAACATCTTTTAAAAGAGGAAGATCCAATATTCGCTTTTAATAAAGCAATTATAGACGCTACACACCATTTATGTGTTGCCTATAAACCTAACACTGCTTTTTATGAAGCCTACGGATTGAAAGGTTGGAAAGCTTTAGAAAAGACCATTAACTATTTAAACGAAAAGCATCCAGAAATTTTTACCATTGCCGATGCTAAACGTGGCGATATTGGTAATACAAGTACTATGTATGCTAAAGCTTTTTTTGAAGACTTAGCTTTCGATAGTGTTACTGTAGCTCCCTACATGGGAAAAGATTCCGTAGAGCCTTTCTTAGCTTTTGAAAATAAACATACTATCATGTTGGCTTTAACTTCCAACGAAGGTGCTTTCGATTTTCAAACCAAACAAGTAGAAGGAAAGGAATTATACAAACAGGTTTTAGAGACTTCTAAAAATTGGAAAAATTCAGAAAACCTAATGTATGTAGTTGGTGCTACTAAAGCCGAATATTTTGCAGAAATTAGAAAAATTGTTCCAAATAGCTTTTTACTAGTTCCAGGAGTTGGAGCGCAAGGTGGAAACTTACAAGATGTTTGTAAATACGGAATGAGTGATACTATAGGTTTATTAATAAACTCTTCTAGAGGAATTATTTACGCTTCCAAAGAACAAGATTTTGCAACTGCGGCAGCAAACAGTGCAAAAGATTTGCAAACACAAATGGAAGCATTACTGTCATTACGAGAAACGAAGTAA
- a CDS encoding ABC transporter ATP-binding protein has translation MILEIDNVELSFSNKLLLNGIYLKAETGKVTAILGSNGCGKSCLLQIVFGALHPKYKLVRIDNKPITKPLYLAKNVSLLPQYNFVPKGLKLKTIFKILEVSWETFTTTFEGFSKYKNNKIHLLSGGERRLVETYLIVKGKSEIILLDEPFSHIAPLYIEKLKSLITEEKQHKIVIITDHMYKDIIDTADSIYLLKNGYTKQIKDLKDLEFYNYLNANSIH, from the coding sequence ATGATTTTAGAGATAGATAATGTAGAACTTTCTTTTTCCAACAAACTATTATTAAATGGAATTTACCTGAAAGCAGAAACAGGAAAAGTAACTGCTATTCTTGGCAGTAATGGTTGTGGAAAAAGCTGTTTATTACAAATAGTTTTTGGTGCATTACACCCAAAATACAAACTAGTTAGAATAGACAACAAACCGATTACGAAACCTTTATATTTAGCTAAAAATGTTAGTTTATTACCACAATACAATTTTGTTCCGAAAGGTTTAAAACTGAAAACCATTTTTAAAATTTTAGAGGTATCCTGGGAAACTTTCACTACTACTTTTGAAGGTTTTTCAAAATACAAAAATAACAAGATTCACTTGCTTTCTGGTGGAGAACGTCGTTTAGTAGAAACCTATTTAATAGTAAAAGGAAAAAGTGAAATTATTTTACTAGATGAACCATTTTCTCATATCGCTCCTCTTTATATAGAGAAATTAAAAAGTCTAATTACCGAAGAAAAACAGCATAAAATTGTTATTATCACCGATCATATGTACAAAGACATTATAGATACAGCAGATTCTATCTACTTACTTAAAAATGGTTATACCAAACAAATTAAGGATTTAAAAGATTTAGAATTCTACAACTACTTAAATGCAAATAGCATACACTAA
- the prfA gene encoding peptide chain release factor 1, which yields MLDKLQIVKQRFDEVSDLIIQPDIITDQKRYVELNKEYKDLRLLMDKREQYIEYTDNLAEAEAIIADGSDAEMVEMAKMQYDEAKEAIPKLDDEIRVLLIPKDPQDSKNAVVELRAGTGGDEASIFAGDLFRMYTKYCEGRGWKVDTVDYSEGTNGGFKEIQFEVTGNDVYGTLKFEAGVHRVQRVPQTETQGRVHTSAATVMVFPEAEEFDVEINPKDVRIDFFCSSGPGGQSVNTTYSAVRLTHVPTGLVAQCQDQKSQHKNKEKAFKVLRSRLYDMELAKKNEEDAALRGTMVTSGDRSAKIRTYNYSQGRVTDHRIGLTLYDLQNIVNGDIQKIIDELQLADNTEKLKASDEHL from the coding sequence ATGTTAGATAAATTACAAATAGTAAAACAACGCTTTGATGAGGTTAGTGATTTAATCATTCAACCAGATATTATTACAGATCAAAAGCGTTATGTAGAGTTAAATAAAGAATACAAAGACTTACGCCTTTTAATGGATAAACGTGAGCAATACATAGAGTATACAGATAATTTAGCGGAAGCAGAAGCGATTATAGCAGATGGTAGTGATGCCGAAATGGTGGAAATGGCCAAAATGCAATATGACGAAGCTAAAGAAGCGATTCCTAAGTTAGACGATGAAATTCGTGTACTTTTAATTCCTAAAGATCCACAAGATTCTAAAAATGCGGTAGTAGAATTACGTGCAGGAACTGGTGGAGATGAAGCTAGTATTTTTGCTGGTGATTTATTTAGAATGTACACCAAATACTGCGAAGGTAGAGGCTGGAAAGTAGATACTGTAGATTATAGTGAAGGTACTAATGGCGGATTTAAAGAAATTCAATTTGAAGTTACTGGTAACGATGTGTACGGAACTTTAAAATTTGAAGCTGGTGTGCATCGTGTACAACGTGTACCACAAACCGAAACACAAGGTCGTGTGCATACAAGTGCTGCAACCGTTATGGTATTTCCAGAAGCCGAAGAGTTTGATGTAGAAATAAACCCAAAAGATGTACGTATCGATTTTTTCTGTTCTTCAGGACCAGGAGGGCAATCGGTAAATACAACCTATTCGGCAGTACGTTTAACACACGTTCCAACTGGATTAGTAGCACAATGTCAAGATCAAAAATCACAACATAAAAACAAAGAGAAAGCATTTAAAGTATTGCGTTCTCGTTTGTATGATATGGAGTTGGCTAAGAAAAATGAAGAAGATGCTGCTTTACGTGGAACCATGGTAACTTCTGGTGATAGAAGTGCGAAAATTAGAACCTACAACTATTCGCAAGGTCGTGTAACCGATCACAGAATTGGATTAACACTTTATGATTTACAAAATATTGTAAATGGTGATATTCAAAAAATTATAGACGAATTACAATTAGCAGATAACACCGAGAAGTTAAAAGCTAGTGACGAACACCTTTAA